The following proteins come from a genomic window of Leishmania major strain Friedlin complete genome, chromosome 1:
- a CDS encoding conserved hypothetical protein (previous protein_id=AAC24680.1): MDTLLADLLLAKERTAYHRAVVTEITTTARDGSAACHSEAVTSLPHLSVVPQPSPPLQPDAVDASAAVSTNAAAHASAADVDGGRTEHKKGKETRRGSSDGEEGNAPALSATVFVQPRSGTGDAEGLSGRVTRTRQRRRRGGKDNAADVVPATARAIGDAGGGGVADGAAAAWAGLRRTLPSQAAATDADTHRDYDYLPEGEDAERVIAERMRALQAQQLSDATDAEGSLRGTAAFVRLSARFSRGPVPAWLKEYSDLLLFDRHHLDRDVAAALQCSGVGTTWRCCCASNDSEGLVQLPVDAVVLRLRSDIARVRRLRDELRRSGGVRVLISPDSHPARCEVYRPAEPDWGAAPAPPTAGEISAAVAREVQELAAGGMEVALGDTDRGERGARPAAPPSPPAPVSPPPPPPSTPPLSRAVEAKDLQRSLMAQTIPVWRRHGAAAKLLTELLDHLESRLRAFEAQLGDPAQGALLDLVGAPDSAGVDGTVQNTYPPALERAIRTTITNTMMSDIFATSWSALPNRGPRLSEALRRRQTPLIHADYVTMTDMRPAYDFTALQSVQRVSRAAPSTPGASLVYTAHHQQQWRSGGGGAAAVGGDTRKSYSVHVDYVRFQPSLESIRGASVLGAHLGVGDSAAAAVGTAGGGGGGERRSSVLCSSEDPLSSLLLGSSSNVFLPRDTHASGNGTAADAHDALLLQQQRRNGNLHSTAAALLFALSAATAQHSLVAFSPEEYLTSLLLQYYEQYRLLQLNLLPSLKNRFFYQEQVLQLQRQSQRTSDMEQLQLRLESLAKTSADVERGCLQVMIVLWNSVLMLRRQKQAQGQRAAEKLDVATTDTPIIVENQHRSSRSNSRNRGAQPPVTAMAQEMPSHPPVFGAEVSAAASEDEIAVQVNDELIANIPVVHRVDSSVTYDGQVDRHGASLGSQPQQQGNPRVSSPRSFVLPPGSPPAQPSTSASASPLLGPATSVSSGEAGVGDSSTDSSGRGVVSPPWPQPQRFRFFLRRHGTAEETPYVTGDDLLHYAAEVEGADVLQTDRQPGERGGGAAAVPPVAQDALRYFQLVVFTRSHAAMVPQYVGCTTPRPMTAAKVVFFNETFEVRALHEPAELLLHLIPVTAGPSKHTVVSTVRLRPTLARTYSLLPLQPPTAFVFHGRLFAHHQRAAAGTNGAASSTTTATSVHGVLAASTTWTGSQGMTVAQIEHLFLGGGSSGPAADPLDPQYLPLLCTLRAHYEEQGMGRASAASGGGAGTAPLSSHRRHSADGSARLQRQVSTPNPTNALAGMPAGRAGKAHQTALGGSRRSFKHIAFSGQLLQRVGSAVGAAATALPAPDGTRRTMHVLTAAAEAAGGGCGSRDCYAADDSLQPLPSARLEHLRRRWLAHTNKVKAVDEVEARLFARAMPLDDADVYRLQKALKRSVRTEEAERVKGYGAAAGVLFNVQHYYSAPSAISGLPLSPLPRETKLKLWQERQRRMLLTRKARHHLTDAEKLEAVVRVPKLVLKLVFYFAPRSQLNPHRKVRPKTEDIDRALLARRRDSRIVIHIMKAHNLPRRADGTPLEPFVQASFVSEVAYTRSEVGSNPSWFQSLELPFQPLNFEEDTLGMIDDDVIISLYDKVEVKMAPSAAATAAVAHETHYRTERRFIGTLRIPFYSLHQASQARMEGVYPLRMPRWLLGYHTLLPHRDSTEDEAAKQHFIPGCGTTSGGTATLAPNPFGSFDRLPAHRAEGASGAATAAASPQQLATSASAVLALTVDNTSSDRQSTEPTLQLYMSLWPPLQREPPPGLSRAELTRQVSELNVSPQLRYLHQVALKWQQAAMKKVKAIGAMNAQASTRQIEPFVKCSTGDLMLVCRYILPRGGPPPPCVRTVYEAIRYVSLIPLVADMLSWGEKDVWNTNAELLAMRSGDCGELALLLTHFLRCLAPDRPTYAVLGSGTTTCQQTIMVLHAFDDAEWMLIDPHSGWTVSAGKPYGTALRDVYMVVSHDQLWANVQLSGFPHRMTWDLANPAHWLPCFDSAKDARIAVCTPHLFPIQRDVLTFPAADPVKSREIELELRACLKKALLTWRNGCPPSYHRGVEAILRELLESAEAERCTCASARRSDITLSAAVRLSEYFGENITGEPESDMSAPQRRQHQKRRQHRHRHHSRDNGSIGHEEDAAAAQPATTTPVSSSVSPLRLLGSPVMGSYNPCDPQFQELLQQVFECAVHEVGTSEASFAVGTYVKSYTGDVYAMSVFLVAICRG, encoded by the coding sequence ATGGATACTCTCCTGGCAGACCTGCTGCTCGCCAAGGAGCGCACGGCCTACCACCGAGCAGTCGTGACAGAGATAACGACAACCGCGCGGGACGGCTCCGCAGCGTGCCACAGCGAGGCCGTCACCTCGCTCCCCCACCTGTCCGTCGTGCCGCaaccgtcaccgccgctgcagccagaCGCCGTCGATGCAAGCGCGGCTGTCAGCACGAATGCGGCTGCAcacgcctccgcggcggacGTCGATGGTGGTCGAACGGAGCACAAGAAAGGGAAGGAAACGCGACGCGGCAGtagcgacggcgaggagggcaaCGCACCAGCCCTGTCCGCCACGGTCTTCGTGCAGCCGCGATCGGGCACTGGTGATGCGGAAGGCCTTAGCGGTCGTGTCACTCGTactcgccagcgccgtcgtcgcggcggcaaggaCAACGCAGCGGACGTCGTACCGGCCACAGCACGAGCGATCGGTGACGCCGGCGGTGGAGGTGtagccgacggcgccgccgccgcctgggCGGGCCTCCGTCGCACCCTGCCATCACAAGCCGCTGCGACGGATGCGGACACCCACAGGGACTACGACTACCTGCCCGAGGGCGAGGATGCCGAGCGGGTCATCGCCGAACGGATGCGGGCTCTCCAGGCACAGCAGCTAAGCGACGCGACGGACGCCGAGGGCTCGTTGCGCGGCACAGCCGCCTTCGTACGTCTGTCAGCCCGCTTCAGTCGAGGCCCGGTGCCCGCCTGGCTGAAAGAGTACAGCGACCTCCTGCTCTTcgaccgccaccacctcgacCGCGACGtagccgcagcgctgcagtgcAGTGGGGTAGGCACAActtggaggtgctgctgcgcgagtaACGACTCCGAGGGACTTGTGCAGCTGCCCGTCGACGCGGttgtgctgcggctgcgcagcgacaTCGCACGAGtgcgccgtctgcgcgatgagctgcgccgcagcggcggcgttcgcGTGCTCATCTCACCTGACTCGCACCCGGCACGGTGTGAGGTGTACCGTCCTGCGGAACCGGACTGGGGCGCTGCCCCCGCGCCTCCCACGGCAGGCGAGATCTCTGCGGCGGTCGCGAGAGAGGTGCAAGAGCTCGCGGCAGGTGGGATGGAGGTGGCTCTAGGTGACACGGACAGAGGTGAGCGTGGTGCTCGACCGGCTGCGCCCCCATCACCTCCAGCACCAGtatcaccaccaccaccaccgccgtcgacCCCGCCTCTATCGCGGgccgtggaggcgaaggacCTGCAGCGTTCACTGATGGCGCAGACAATACCAGTctggcgccgccacggcgcggcggcgaagctgctgacGGAGCTGCTTGACCATCTCGAGAGCCGACTTCGCGCCTTcgaggcgcagctcggcGACCCAGCGCAAGGTGCGCTGTTGGATCTTGTCGGCGCTCCTGACTCGGCAGGGGTGGATGGCACGGTGCAGAACACGTACCCACCGGCGCTAGAGCGGGCGATCCGCACAACCATCACGAACACGATGATGAGCGACATCTTTGCGACGTCCTGGAGCGCGTTGCCGAATCGCGGGCCCCGGCTCAGCGAggctctgcggcggcggcagacacCGCTCATCCACGCGGACTACGTCACCATGACAGACATGCGGCCCGCTTACGACTTCACCGCGCTGCAGTCGGTGCAGCGCGTCAGCAGGGCCGCGCCCTCGACGCCAGGGGCAAGCCTCGTCTACACCGCACACCACCAGCAAcagtggcgcagcggtggcggtggtgctgctgccgtcggaGGGGACACGCGCAAGTCGTACTCGGTGCACGTCGACTACGTTCGTTTCCAGCCTTCCCTGGAGAGCATCCGTGGCGCGAGCGTACTCGGTGCCCATCTCGGGGTAGGAgacagcgcggcggcggcggtgggtaCTGCTggtgggggtggcggtggggaaCGCCGTTCCAGTGTGCTATGCAGCTCCGAGGATCCGCTGTCGAGCCTCCTGTTGGGTTCCTCCTCGAACGTGTTCTTGCCtcgcgacacacacgccagcggcaacggcacAGCCGCGGACGCTCACGACGccctgctgcttcagcagcaacgccgcaaCGGCAACCTgcacagcaccgcagcggccCTGCTGTTCGCGCTAtccgcggcaacggcgcagcacagcctCGTGGCCTTCAGCCCGGAAGAGTACCTTAcctcactgctgctgcagtacTACGAGCAGTATCGCCTCCTGCAACTGAACCTGCTCCCTTCCCTCAAGAATCGCTTCTTCTACCAGGAGCAGgtgctccagctgcagcggcagtcgCAGCGTACTAGCGACATGGaacagctgcagctgcgactgGAATCCCTGGCGAAGACGTCGGCGGACGTGGAGCGCGGCTGCCTCCAGGTGATGATCGTCCTGTGGAACTCCGTCCTCATGCTTCGGCGACAGAAGCAGGCGCAAGGGCAGCGCGCGGCTGAAAAGCTGGACGTGGCGACGACCGACACGCCCATCATTGTCGAGAACCAGCACCGGAGCAGTCGCAGCAACAGCCGCAACCGTGGGGCGCAGCCCCCTgtgacggcgatggcgcaggAGATGCCCTCGCACCCGCCCGTCTTCGGCGCCGAGgtgtcggcagcggcgtcggagGATGAAATCGCCGTGCAGGTCAACGATGAGCTCATCGCCAATATACCCGTGGTGCATCGCGTGGACAGCAGTGTCACCTACGATGGCCAGGTTGACCGCCATGGCGCCAGTCTCGGTTctcagccgcagcagcagggcaaCCCGCGCGTCTCTAGTCCGCGTTCCTTCGTGCTTCCTCCCGGCTCGCCACCTGCCCAgccctccacctcggcgAGCGCGTCGCCCCTCCTCGGACCGGCAACAAGCGTCTCCTCGGGCGAGGCCGGTGTtggcgacagcagcactgACAGCAGTGGTAGAGGGGTTGTGTCGCCCCCctggccgcagccgcagcgttTCCGCTTCTTCCTTCGTCGGCACGGCACAGCCGAGGAAACACCGTACGTCACCGGGGATGATCTCCTCCACTACGCtgccgaggtggagggcgcGGATGTGCTGCAGACTGACAGACAGCCCGGCGAgaggggtggcggcgcggcggcggtgcctccaGTGGCACAGGATGCGCTCAGGTACTTCCAACTGGTCGTCTTTACCCGCTCGCACGCGGCGATGGTGCCACAGTACGTTGGCTGCACCACACCGCGCCCCATGACGGCCGCCAAAGTCGTCTTCTTCAACGAAACCTTcgaggtgcgtgcgctgcatgAGCCGGCggaactgctgctgcacctgaTCCCCGTCACCGCCGGCCCTTCGAAGCACACGGTCGTGTCGACAGTGCGGCTGCGACCGACGCTGGCCCGCACGTACAGCctgttgccgctgcagccgccgacaGCCTTCGTCTTTCATGGGCGGCTCTTCGCGCACCATCAGCGAGCGGCTGCCGGCACCAACGGCGCCGCCTCATCGACAACGACGGCCACCTCGGTGCACGGGGTGCTGGCCGCCTCGACGACGTGGACGGGCAGCCAGGGCATGACAGTCGCGCAAATCGAGCACCTTTtccttggcggcggcagcagcgggccTGCGGCAGATCCGCTCGACCCGCAGTACCTCCCGCTACTGTGCACACTGCGCGCCCATTATGAAGAGCAGGGCATGGGTCGCGCTAGCGCagccagcggtggcggtgccggaaCGGCTCCGTTGTCGTCGCATCGCCGACACTCTGCCGACGGGTCGGcgaggctgcagcggcaaGTCTCGACGCCGAATCCCACAAACGCGCTTGCAGGCATGCCAGCTGGGCGCGCTGGCAAGGCGCACCAGACCGCGCTCGGTGGGAGTCGCCGAAGCTTCAAACACATCGCGTTCTCgggccagctgctgcagagagtcggcagcgctgtcggagcggcggcgacagcgctgccCGCTCCCGACGGAACGCGCCGCACGATGCACGTGctcacggcggcagcagaggccgccggcggtggtTGTGGCAGCCGCGACTGCTACGCCGCGGATGATTCTCTGCAGCCCTTGCCGAGTGCCCGGCTCGAGCACCTACGCCGGCGATGGCTGGCTCACACGAACAAGGTCAAAGCCGTCGACGAGGTCGAGGCGCGTCTCTTCGCGCGTGCGATGCCGCTAGACGACGCGGATGTGTATCGGCTGCAGAAGGCGTTGAAGCGCTCAGTCAGAACCGAAGAGGCAGAACGGGTGAAGGGctacggcgcggcggcaggggTGCTCTTCAACGTCCAGCACTACTACTCGGCACCGTCGGCCATCTCCGGGCTCCCACTGAGCCCGCTACCGCGGGAGACGAAGTTGAAGCTGTGGCAggagcgacagcggcggatGCTGCTCACGCGAAAGGCACGGCATCACCTGACGGACGCCGAgaagctggaggcggtggtgcgggtGCCGAAGCTCGTGCTGAAGCTTGTCTTCTACTTTGCGCCGCGCAGTCAGCTGAACCCGCATCGAAAGGTGCGGCCCAAGACGGAGGACATCGACCGCGCTCTGCTGGCGCGTCGGCGTGACAGCCGCATTGTCATACACATCATGAAGGCGCACAACCTGCCTCGGCGCGCCGACggcacgccgctggagcCGTTCGTGCAGGCCAGCTTCGTGTCCGAGGTGGCCTACACGCGCAGCGAGGTAGGCAGCAACCCTTCGTGGTTCCAGTCGCTTGAGCTGCCCTTTCAACCGCTGAACTTTGAGGAGGACACGCTCGGCATGATCGACGACGACGTTATCATTTCGCTCTACGACAAGGTCGAGGTAAAgatggcgccgtccgccgcggcgacggcggccgtaGCGCACGAGACGCACTACCGCACAGAGCGGCGCTTCATCGGCACCTTGCGCATCCCATTCTACTCTCTGCATCAAGCAAGTCAGGCGCGCATGGAGGGCGTCTACCCGCTGCGCATGCCGCGCTGGCTTCTCGGCTACcacacgctgctgccacaCCGTGACTCGAcggaggacgaggcagcAAAGCAGCACTTCATCCCTGGGTGTGGAACCACGAGCGGTGGCACGGCCACGCTGGCACCGAACCCGTTCGGCAGTTTCGATCGCCTCCCTGCACACCGCGCCGAGGGGGCTTCGggcgcagcaacagcagccgcatccCCACAGCAACTGGCGACGTCCGCCTCAGCCGTGCTGGCGCTGACAGTAGACAATACGAGCAGCGACCGACAGAGCACCGAGCCTACGCTGCAGCTGTACATGTCCCTCTGGCCACCGTTGCAGCgcgagccgccgccggggcTCAGCCGCGCAGAGCTGACCCGCCAAGTAAGTGAGTTGAATGtgtcgccgcagctgcgtTACCTGCACCAAGTGGCGCTGAAGTGGCAGCAGGCGGCCATGAAGAAGGTGAAGGCGATCGGCGCAATGAACGCGCAGGCTTCGACGCGGCAGATCGAGCCCTTCGTGAAGTGCTCGACCGGCGACTTGATGCTGGTGTGCCGCTACATTCTGCCCCGCGGTGGgcccccgccgccgtgcgtgcgcaccgtgTACGAGGCTATCCGCTACGTCTCGCTAATCCCGCTCGTCGCGGATATGCTGTCGTGGGGTGAGAAGGACGTGTGGAACACGAAtgcagagctgctggcgatgcGCTCGGGCGACTGCGGGgagctcgcgctgctgctgacgcacTTCTTGCGCTGCTTGGCGCCGGACCGGCCGACCTATGCcgtcctcggcagcggcaccaccacttGCCAGCAGACCATCATGGTGCTCCACGCcttcgacgacgccgagTGGATGCTGATCGACCCCCACTCCGGCTGGACCGTGTCGGCCGGCAAGCCCTAtggcacggcgctgcgcgacgtgTATATGGTCGTCTCGCATGACCAGCTGTGGGCGAACGTGCAGCTGTCGGGCTTTCCACACCGCATGACGTGGGACCTTGCGAACCCGGCGCACTGGCTACCGTGCTTCGACAGCGCCAAGGACGCGCGCATCGCCGTATGCACGCCGCACCTGTTTCCGATTCAGCGCGATGTGCTGACGTTCCCGGCGGCCGACCCGGTCAAGTCTCGCGAGATTgagctggagctgcgcgcgtgtctgaAGAAAGCACTGCTGACGTGGCGCAACGGATGCCCGCCGTCGTACCACCGCGGTGTCGAGGCGATCCTGCGAGAGTTGCTGGAGTCGGCCGAGGCAGAGCGGTGCACAtgcgcgtcggcgcggcgcagcgacatCACACTGagcgccgcggtgcggctgAGCGAGTACTTTGGTGAGAACATCACCGGCGAGCCGGAGAGTGACATGagtgcgccgcagcgtcggcagcaccagAAGCGTCGCcaacaccgccaccgccatcacagtcgcgacaacggcagcaTAGGGCATGAGGaggatgccgctgctgctcaacCGGCAACCACCACCCCTGTATCCTCGAGCGTGAGCCCGCTTCGACTGCTCGGCTCGCCCGTAATGGGCTCCTACAACCCATGTGACCCACAGTTccaggagctgctgcagcaggtgtTTGAGTGCGCAGTGCACGAGGTGGGCACGAGCGAGGCGAGCTTCGCCGTCGGCACGTACGTGAAGAGCTACACAGGTGATGTATACGCCATGTCGGTCTTTCTCGTCGCCATCTGTCGCGGGTGA
- a CDS encoding conserved hypothetical protein (previous protein_id=AAC24681.1), translating to MMSKAAFMMQDHVRRNYVMITDVCNPNTFFVRGRLPFPQGLTAMAVLFKNQRPADVYAHPYFIEKQSNPSQPSPQLHLTEESQGIMKVMSGLRYMRDDNTKLDNTMVVVTDYRVEVEGRMPSVPQAASTAPGGPKTAPAHDGGSRGAQGHHPVPGSPTGTSPGLTLEQRALLRRTVHHVTQIPGGGGDAGLGLGGIRSPFSAASRPAATPSAASASSSRSLQASAGEAARTAGDSDPSAACSGDAASTAMHNAMPGYSTFPTPEDCATDAWMSYRYLKAAIFGRRALEETKGRASSTDPIDVPALFEKRVGGYTVLYNPIEVNERTFVELLLKLQEEERVVKAIVVPTRPAWRHLQVWADIFPDAELITSGEVPLLPAAAAPTWSSSGCGGNKESADSAADPQHRSTRRSRGGAAALRAPPSTTAASATEWRGGCQDMGNGMSGLSFPEVDLVAEAALERQRADEAAAKARATAEAAQRERERSAAPGESGREVDEENDDDAVGTNGGGTATERERRAMLRRQQHKLKLREEMRAEDARPEAAAAKRAAAASPSAPSNDSGDPVDVLWHDVSFFTEKLVQAVGLRESDAWRLRILSPRATSSPQEPPVDVLRLTPTIELLRIPGDSAVEEYVLLDTNSNSLACTDLYHGEYADLDPVNSWMCRVWFKFMKRGDYKRTDLVPRYKWLQVLQQRSLSVVQSAIDDLTRRRPIKCVLSAHGTPPLRGVDAVDTLRRQWNLPPLHPAERPRDGRR from the coding sequence ATGATGTCCAAGGCTGCTTTTATGATGCAGGACCACGTGCGCCGCAACTATGTCATGATCACCGATGTGTGCAACCCGAACACGTTCTTCGTGCGCGGCCGGCTGCCCTTCCCGCAGGGCCTCACGGCCATGGCGGTGCTCTTCAAGAACCAGCGGCCGGCCGACGTCTACGCGCACCCGTACTTTATCGAGAAGCAGAGCAACCCGTCCCAGCCGTctccgcagctgcacctgACAGAGGAGTCGCAGGGAATCATGAAAGTCATGAGCGGCCTCCGCTACATGCGAGACGACAACACAAAACTCGACAACAcaatggtggtggtgaccgACTACAGGGTCGAGGTGGAGGGGCGCATGCCGAGCGTGCCGCAGgccgcgtcgacggcgccgggTGGACCAAAGaccgcgccggcgcacgacgggggcagcagaggcgctcAAGGGCACCACCCCGTCCCAGGTAGTCCCACGGGAACCTCCCCAGGGCTCAcgctggagcagcgcgccctgctgcggcgcaccgtCCACCATGTGACGCAGATccccggcggcggtggcgatgccgGCTTGGGCCTCGGCGGCATACGCAGCCCCTTCTCGGCTGCCTCGAGGCCGGCAGCCACACCATCAGCGGCGTCCGCATCGTCGTCGAGGTCACTGCAGGCGAGtgccggcgaggcggcgcgcaccgccggcgacagcgaccCATCCGCTGCCTGCAGCGGTGATGCCGCCTCGACCGCGATGCACAACGCGATGCCAGGATACTCCACCTTTCCCACGCCGGAGGACTGTGCGACGGATGCGTGGATGTCGTACCGCTACCTCAAGGCCGCCATCTTCGGTCGGCGCGCGCTAGAGGAGACGAAGGGACGCGCGAGCTCAACGGACCCCATCGACGTGCCGGCACTGTTCGAGAAGCGCGTCGGCGGCTACACAGTCTTGTACAACCCTATCGAGGTCAACGAGCGGACGTtcgtggagctgctgctgaagctgcaggaggaggaacgTGTCGTGAAGGCGATCGTCGTGCCGACGCGACCGGCGTGGCGACACTTGCAGGTGTGGGCAGACATCTTCCCGGACGCGGAGCTGATCACCAGCGGCGAGGTACCGCTGctaccggcggcggcggcacccacGTGGTCTTCTAGCGGTTGCGGCGGCAACAAAGAATCTGCAGACAGCGCGGCGGacccgcagcaccgcagcacgAGGCGTagccgcggtggtgccgccgccctgcGTGCTCCTCCCTCGACTACAGCTGCGTCCGCAACGGAGTGGCGCGGCGGGTGTCAGGACATGGGCAACGGCATGAGCGGACTATCGTTTCCTGAGGTGGACCTGGTGGCTGAGGCGGCGCttgagcggcagcgcgccgacgaggcagccgcgaaggcgagggccacagccgaggcggcgcagcgcgagcgcgagcgTAGCGCCGCGCCCGGTGAGAGCGGCCGAgaggtggacgaggagaacgacgacgatgcggtTGGGACGAACGGTGGTGGCACGGCgaccgagagagagcgacgggCAATGttgcgccggcagcagcataAACTGAAGCTGCGGGAGGAGATGCGCGCCGAGGATGCGCGgccggaggcggcggcggctaagcgggccgccgccgcctccccgaGTGCCCCCAGCAACGACAGTGGCGACCCAGTTGACGTGCTGTGGCACGACGTCTCCTTCTTCACCGAAAAGCTCGTGCAGGCTGTCGGGCTGCGCGAGAGCGATGCATGGCGCCTGCGCATCCTCTCGCCGCGCGCCACGTCGTCTCCCCAAGAGCCGCCGGTGGATGTCCTGCGCCTCACCCCGACGATTGAGCTGCTCCGCATCCCCGGCGACTCTGCCGTGGAGGAGTACGTGCTGCTGGACACCAACAGTAACAGCCTTGCGTGCACGGACCTCTACCACGGCGAGTACGCCGACCTCGACCCGGTAAACTCTTGGATGTGTCGTGTGTGGTTCAAGTTCATGAAGCGTGGCGACTACAAGCGCACGGACCTGGTGCCGCGCTACAAGtggctgcaggtgctgcaaCAGAGGTCGCTGTCCGTGGTGCAGTCGGCCATCGACGACCTGACGCGTCGTCGGCCAATCAAGTGCGTGCTCAGCGCACACGGCACCCCGCCACTGAGGGGTGTCGATGCCGTCGACACACTGCGACGTCAGTGGAACttgccaccgctgcaccCCGCGGAGAGGCCGCGGGATGGGCGCAGGTGA